A genomic region of Tigriopus californicus strain San Diego chromosome 1, Tcal_SD_v2.1, whole genome shotgun sequence contains the following coding sequences:
- the LOC131882319 gene encoding uncharacterized protein LOC131882319, whose amino-acid sequence MTLLFILVLMLRSWDVFAIDIEITRDPKITVGDRLDLECEVTSGFIDECIWYGPDGRTKFTTSRRGNARDAEVDIDGDFCILSIPRASSEDNGPWECVIYDRDETKGKFAFAQIRSQSGKLEVDLLPSQKEVVAQRGARVELICPTNAIFSDPKAAPLCNWLDPLGETHNLVGRRGEVFRNEQTGLRGTGDLSKGECGIMIDDVRARHYGIWSCKVLRQRQDGRPGSEVITADLLLTDEPRRSRSNTDDELQGFQDGDRDVKINVDFDLASKSSSQQNPTVYWIVQRQYIVKENRRYCPSNSRDCYTSSSRQQKQGNTYAIELSFDELIREDIREPIVLVRDGTDGNGRGQVQMDFVPKVAESLESVSGISRDNGCVVNGQYRAVGELVTLRDDCVEVTCESAGKVEIRAIRNCTPDTRNRDRDNTELDTDRDRDRETDRDRDRDRDTGRGADRNSFD is encoded by the exons ATGACCCTACTATTTATATTGGTGTTAATGCTTCGGAGCTGGGATGTTTTTGCCATTGACATCGAAATTACTCGAGATCCAAAAATCACCGTTGGTGATCGATTAGATTTGGAATGTGAAGTCACATCCGGCTTTATTGACGAATGCATTTGGTACGGTCCCGATGGTCGGACTAAATTTACCACATCCCGCCGAGGCAACGCCAGAGATGCCGAGGTTGATATTGATGGTGACTTTTGTATATTGAGTATTCCCAGAGCTTCATCCGAAGACAATGGGCCTTGGGAATGTGTGATTTATGATCGAGACGAGACTAAAGGCAAATTTGCTTTCGCTCAAATCCGCAGCCAGAGCGGCAAGTTGGAAGTGGATCTACTGCCGAGTCAAAAAGAAGTGGTGGCTCAAAGAGGAGCTCGAGTGGAACTTATCTGCCCCACCAACGCCATTTTTTCCGACCCCAAAGCCGCACCTCTCTGCAATTGGCTGGACCCATTGGGAGAGACTCACAACCTGGTGGGGAG ACGGGGTGAAGTGTTCCGAAATGAGCAAACGGGTCTTCGTGGTACCGGCGACTTGAGCAAGGGAGAATGTGGAATCATGATTGACGACGTGCGTGCCCGTCACTATGGGATTTGGTCTTGCAAGGTTTTGCGACAACGACAGGATGGTCGCCCAGGATCCGAAGTGATCACAGCCGACTTACTTTTGACCGACGAACCCCGACGCTCTCGATCGAACACCGACGACGAACTCCAAGGATTCCAAGACGGGGATCGAGATGTGAAGATCAATGTCGACTTCGACTTGGCCTCTAAGTCGTCATCGCAGCAAAATCCCACTGTTTATTGGATAGTTCAACGCCAATACATCGTGAAAGAAAACCGCCGCTATTGTCCTTCCAACAGCCGGGATTGTTACACGTCGTCTAGTAGGCAGCAAAAGCAAGGCAACACATACGCCATTGAGCTCTCCTTTGATGAACTCATACGTGAAGACATCAGGGAGCCCATTGTTTTGGTGCGTGATGGCACGGACGGGAACGGACGAGGCCAGGTGCAAATGGACTTTGTTCCCAAAGTGGCCGAGTCCTTGGAAAGTGTGTCGGGCATCAGCCGAGACAACGGCTGCGTGGTGAACGGTCAATATCGAGCCGTAGGAGAGCTTGTCACTCTTCGAGATGACTGCGTTGAAGTCACTTGTGAGAGCGCTGGAAAGGTCGAGATTCGGGCCATTCGAAATTGCACGCCAGATACCCGGAATCGTGACAGGGACAACACTGAACTAGACACCGACCGAGACCGCGACAGAGAAACGGACCGCGACCGGGACCGGGATCGGGATACGGGGAGAGGGGCTGACCGCAATTCTTTTGACTGA